The following coding sequences are from one Capsicum annuum cultivar UCD-10X-F1 chromosome 3, UCD10Xv1.1, whole genome shotgun sequence window:
- the LOC107861774 gene encoding GDSL esterase/lipase APG, producing the protein MGIQITSRHQKLAFFLVTLLSFVFHQSNAQSSTTLVPAIITFGDSAVDVGNNDYIHTLFKANYPPYGRDFVSHQPTGRFCNGKLATDITADTLGFTTYPAAYLSPQASGNNLLIGTNFASAAAGYDDKTAILNHAIPLSTQMQYYKEYQSKLAKVAGSQKAASILKDALYLLSAGSSDFLQNYYINPYINKIYTPDQYGSYLVGIFTSFVKDLYGQGARRIGVTSLPPLGCLPAARTLFGFHESGCVSRINTDAQQFNKKINSATAQLQKQYPDLKIAIFDIFQPLYDLVKSPSSHGFAEANRGCCGTGTVETTSLLCNPKSPGTCSNATQYVFWDAVHPSQAANQVLADSLIIQGINLIG; encoded by the exons ATGGGCATCCAAATTACAAGTAGACACCAAAAATTGGCATTTTTCttggtgactttattgagctTTGTCTTTCATCAGAGTAATGCTCAAAGTTCCACAACACTTGTTCCTGCAATCATTACATTTGGCGATTCCGCTGTGGATGTAGGAAATAATGACTATATTCACACTCTTTTTAAGGCTAATTATCCACCTTATGGAAGGGATTTTGTTAGTCATCAACCTACTGGTAGATTCTGCAATGGAAAATTAGCCACTGATATCACTG CTGATACACTTGGGTTCACTACTTACCCTGCTGCATATTTGAGCCCACAAGCATCAGGCAACAATCTCCTTATTGGTACTAATTTTGCCTCTGCCGCTGCTGGCTACGATGATAAAACAGCCATCCTCAAC CATGCAATTCCGTTGTCAACACAGATGCAGTATTACAAGGAGTACCAATCCAAGCTAGCAAAAGTTGCAGGCAGTCAAAAAGCAGCATCTATCCTAAAGGATGCACTCTACCTACTAAGTGCAGGAAGCAGTGATTTCTTACAGAATTACTATATTAATCCTTATATTAACAAAATCTATACTCCTGATCAGTATGGTTCTTATCTTGTCGGCATATTCACTAGCTTTGTTAAG GATTTGTATGGGCAAGGAGCAAGGAGAATTGGAGTGACCTCATTGCCACCATTGGGCTGTCTACCAGCTGCTAGAACATTGTTCGGGTTCCATGAGAGTGGATGTGTCTCAAGGATCAATACAGATGCCCAACAATTCAACAAGAAGATTAATTCAGCTACAGCACAATTGCAAAAGCAATACCCTGACCTCAAAATCGCTATATTTGACATTTTCCAGCCTCTTTATGACCTCGTCAAATCTCCGTCATCCCACG GATTCGCGGAAGCGAACAGAGGGTGCTGTGGGACAGGAACAGTGGAGACAACATCGTTGTTGTGCAACCCAAAGTCACCAGGGACGTGCAGCAATGCAACACAATATGTGTTTTGGGATGCTGTACATCCATCTCAAGCTGCTAACCAAGTCCTAGCTGATTCTCTCATTATCCAAGGGATCAACCTGATTGGATAA